In Dolichospermum flos-aquae CCAP 1403/13F, the following proteins share a genomic window:
- a CDS encoding methyl-accepting chemotaxis protein, whose protein sequence is MLNKTDIKQSGNSQNNASLISSAKVVDIRGENSSYNRVWHQGIGYLRQFKLSTKAIILSIAIGTLPVLGIGAIAYLFGSKLITKQIITSQETKAINLSDKVNNFIGQRYGDIQVLSGISFLSPANSGNKAGSEKSRKTSKVDVTIINMETQASLDRLIKTVKVYDSVAVFDLNGKVIIQSAGESLISEKQRIYFQEVIKQNTPIISQAEIVKNIGAVIYIAAPIKDPIRGNTIGIVRTRMPVKALEPVIKGYIDETNQYYFLDGTGRILISSDQNLVGEKLIGIYPSLTNVLNAKNIDTFTARSKNNQKQQLISYVPLPILSGLPNINWQLLVAKDAAIAFKPQREFLTLIASTTPLIALLMTLFIAWLGQWINSKIFSTSIISSKEIQEQIHLDVFNKEEEQEKEIEWLKLFLEITRKIRLNLQSEVIYQTAISEVSQVLKTDRVIVYKLHRKTQAVKVIAESVIDDYQKMLGVYNNDSHWRELGKNSQFEAISNIEQESSLTSSYIEWLKKFSVQSSLTAPILSHGEIQGFLIAHHCHNSHIWQSEEINFLTQIATQIGYALEQSHLLVEIKRLKAHSQTNTNQDNSELQNFQNSLQKTVNQIQQAIGEVNVYLEKFTTEAIIEPEKIHLSLETIDNMTIAIQSVADIAQQAVTIVNDANHRATKTEAAMDLTLQNIFSVQETVDEIAKKVRRLGESSQQISRVVSVINQIAMQTNLLAINAGIEAARAGEEGQGFAVVAEEVGELAARSAAATQEIEEIIEKIQRETGEVLKTMIMGTNQVTQSSHIIEDAKHSLQQIVDGSQQINTLVQSILISTTSQVQTSQIVSQTIKDITIISARNSDNSLEVCQSLQKVVDISQELKDTIETFPPN, encoded by the coding sequence ATGTTGAATAAAACTGATATCAAACAAAGTGGCAATTCTCAAAATAACGCATCTTTAATTTCTTCAGCAAAAGTTGTTGATATTAGAGGAGAAAATTCTAGTTATAATAGGGTGTGGCATCAGGGAATAGGATATTTACGACAATTTAAATTGAGTACAAAAGCTATAATTTTATCCATAGCTATTGGTACTTTACCAGTTTTGGGAATTGGGGCGATCGCTTATCTTTTTGGGAGCAAATTAATTACAAAGCAAATTATTACATCCCAAGAAACTAAAGCAATTAACTTGAGTGATAAAGTTAATAATTTTATTGGACAACGTTATGGAGATATTCAAGTATTATCTGGTATATCTTTTTTAAGTCCTGCTAATTCTGGAAATAAAGCCGGATCAGAAAAATCTAGGAAAACAAGTAAAGTTGATGTCACCATCATTAATATGGAAACACAAGCATCCTTGGATCGCTTGATAAAAACTGTTAAGGTTTATGATAGTGTCGCTGTATTTGATCTTAATGGAAAAGTGATTATTCAATCAGCCGGAGAATCTTTAATTTCCGAAAAACAACGGATCTATTTTCAAGAAGTAATCAAACAAAATACTCCTATTATTAGTCAAGCAGAAATAGTTAAAAATATAGGCGCAGTAATTTATATAGCTGCACCAATTAAAGATCCAATTCGGGGTAATACTATTGGTATAGTCAGAACCCGTATGCCTGTAAAGGCTTTAGAACCAGTAATAAAAGGTTATATAGATGAGACTAATCAATATTATTTTTTAGATGGAACAGGAAGAATTTTAATTAGTTCCGATCAAAATTTAGTTGGTGAGAAGTTGATAGGTATATATCCTAGTTTAACTAATGTTTTGAATGCGAAAAATATTGATACATTTACAGCCAGATCCAAAAATAATCAAAAGCAGCAACTCATTAGTTATGTACCATTGCCAATATTATCAGGTTTACCGAATATCAATTGGCAGTTACTTGTGGCGAAAGATGCAGCAATTGCCTTTAAGCCGCAGAGAGAATTTTTGACATTAATTGCTAGTACAACACCATTAATTGCATTATTGATGACGTTGTTTATAGCTTGGTTAGGTCAGTGGATTAATTCTAAAATTTTTAGTACATCTATAATATCCTCTAAGGAAATTCAAGAGCAAATACATTTAGATGTATTTAATAAAGAAGAGGAACAAGAAAAAGAAATTGAATGGCTAAAATTATTCCTAGAAATTACTAGAAAAATTCGTCTAAATCTTCAGTCTGAGGTTATTTATCAAACTGCCATTTCCGAAGTTAGTCAAGTTCTAAAAACAGACAGAGTCATCGTTTATAAACTGCATCGAAAAACCCAAGCTGTTAAGGTAATTGCTGAATCAGTAATTGATGATTACCAAAAAATGCTCGGTGTATATAATAATGATTCCCACTGGCGAGAACTTGGTAAAAATAGTCAATTTGAGGCAATATCAAATATTGAACAAGAGTCAAGTTTAACGAGTAGTTATATCGAGTGGTTAAAGAAATTTTCTGTGCAAAGCAGTTTAACAGCACCAATTTTAAGTCATGGAGAAATTCAAGGATTTTTGATTGCTCATCATTGCCATAATTCTCATATTTGGCAATCTGAAGAAATTAATTTTTTGACCCAAATTGCTACACAAATTGGCTATGCTTTAGAACAATCCCATTTACTAGTAGAGATAAAAAGATTAAAAGCACATAGTCAGACAAACACTAATCAAGACAATTCAGAACTCCAGAATTTTCAGAATAGTCTTCAGAAAACTGTCAATCAAATTCAACAAGCTATTGGTGAAGTAAATGTTTATTTGGAAAAATTCACAACAGAAGCAATTATCGAACCTGAAAAAATACACCTAAGCTTAGAAACCATTGACAATATGACTATTGCTATTCAATCTGTAGCTGATATAGCACAACAAGCTGTTACCATTGTTAATGATGCTAACCATAGGGCTACTAAAACTGAAGCAGCGATGGATTTAACATTGCAAAATATTTTCTCTGTCCAAGAAACAGTTGATGAAATAGCTAAAAAAGTCAGACGGTTAGGAGAATCTTCCCAACAAATTTCCCGTGTAGTTTCTGTAATTAATCAAATTGCTATGCAAACTAATCTATTAGCAATTAATGCCGGAATTGAAGCTGCAAGAGCCGGGGAAGAGGGTCAAGGGTTTGCGGTAGTAGCTGAAGAAGTAGGAGAATTAGCCGCCAGAAGTGCAGCCGCAACTCAAGAAATTGAGGAAATAATTGAGAAAATTCAACGAGAAACTGGTGAAGTATTAAAAACAATGATCATGGGAACTAATCAAGTTACCCAAAGTAGCCATATTATCGAAGATGCCAAACATAGTTTACAACAAATTGTTGATGGATCACAGCAAATAAATACCTTAGTTCAGTCAATTTTGATTTCTACTACATCTCAAGTCCAAACATCACAAATTGTTAGTCAAACTATTAAGGATATTACTATTATATCAGCCCGTAATAGTGATAATTCTCTTGAGGTTTGCCAATCTTTACAAAAAGTAGTAGATATTTCTCAGGAGTTAAAAGATACTATTGAGACTTTTCCACCTAATTAA
- a CDS encoding chemotaxis protein CheW, giving the protein MKKLHIDFNHQAAVYNSRENGYLKFQLNQQTGAVLSIAHTQEAVVVPVTSVTAIPNMPACILGLMNWRSHIIWVVDLPKMFNLECLDHRLRQYNIIVIQIESMILGLVVQEIKGTTKFIADDIRSPVGQVASSLVPYLCGCVVQQEEILLVLDAVHILRSDILGIN; this is encoded by the coding sequence ATGAAAAAATTACACATTGACTTTAATCATCAAGCAGCCGTATACAACAGCCGAGAAAATGGCTATCTTAAATTTCAACTTAATCAACAAACTGGTGCTGTTTTATCCATTGCTCATACTCAAGAAGCAGTTGTTGTACCTGTGACATCGGTTACAGCTATTCCGAATATGCCCGCTTGTATATTAGGATTGATGAATTGGCGCAGTCATATAATTTGGGTAGTTGATTTACCTAAGATGTTTAATTTAGAATGTCTCGATCATCGGTTGCGTCAGTATAATATCATTGTTATTCAAATAGAATCAATGATTTTGGGTTTAGTTGTCCAAGAAATTAAAGGCACAACTAAGTTTATTGCTGATGATATTCGTTCTCCCGTAGGACAAGTAGCATCTAGTTTAGTACCTTACTTGTGTGGTTGTGTGGTGCAACAGGAAGAAATTTTATTGGTATTAGATGCAGTGCATATTTTACGTTCGGATATTCTTGGTATTAACTAA